TGCGCGCGACCCGCCAGAACGACAAGGTCACCCGCTGGTACTTCGTCGCCGAGGGCCGGGTGGGCGTCGACTTCTCGCTGCTCGGCAGCGACGACCGGCCGCTCACCAAGAAGCAGCTGGCCGAGCAGCTCGGCAGCGACGCCCTCACCGACCGTCCGGTCGACTACCGCGCTGCCATCGATGCCAGGCTGTTCGGCCTCGGGGCCGAACGCTACGACCAGCTGATCAACCTGATCCTGACGCTGCGCCGCCCGCAGCTCGCGAAGAACCTCGACCCGAAGGGGTTGTCGCAGGCCCTCACCGACGGTCTTCGCCCGCTCGACGAGCAGCTGGTACTCGAGGCGGCCCGCTCGTTCAGCGACATGGAGGAGGTGGGCCGCGCACTCGAAGGTCTCGCCGCCGCCGACCAGGCCGCGCAGAGCTTCGTCACCGTGTACTCGAAGTACCTGGCCCAGCAGGCCCGCACCGACGTCGAGCAGGTGGCCCGCCGCCTCGAGTCGGTGGACCGGGCGAAGGCGGTCCTCGACCAGGCACTCGCGCTGCAGACGTCGCGGCAGGAGGAGCGCCTGCTCGCGGAGGAGCGGTTCACCGTCGCCGAGCGCGCCCTCGAGCAGGCCCGCGCGGACCTCGACACCCTCCAGCGGTCGGGTGCCTACGAGGGCAAGCAGCAACTCGACGACCTCGCCGCCGCCGTCGAACAGCTCAAGGTGTCGACCGCACAGCAGGCCGACAAGGCACGCAAGGCGCAGGCGACGCTCGAGCAGCGGACCGACGAGGCCACGCGCGCGACCGATGCGGTTCGCCGCGCGAGCGCCGCGATGGTGCGCGCCGAGGAGGAACTGGCCGGGGCGGCCGAGCAGGCCGGGATCGCGTGGGCCCCGTTGCCCGAGGGCGCGCGCGCCGACCAGATCACCACCGCCGTCCGGGGGCACGCCGAGGAACGCGACGGCGACGTCCGGGCCGTGCGCGCGGCCCTGGCCACGGTCGAGAAGGCGACCACCGAGCGTGAACGCGCCGACCGCGCGGCGGACAAGGGCCGCGAGCTCCTGGACGCTGCCCAGGCCGCGGTCGCCGAGGCCGAGGCGTCCGTGGAACTGGCCCGCGCCGACTGCGCGGCCGCGTTGCGCGGATGGTGGACGGAGCATTCCACCGAGTACGGCTCGATCGGCGTCACCGCCGACCTGTTCGCGGCACTCGATGCCGCGCTGGCGCGGGCCGGCGAGGACGACTCCCCCAGCCTGGCCACGGTGCTGCACGAGCAAACCCATTCGGCGCTCGACGACCAGCGGGCGCACCGCCGTGATGCCGCCGCCGAGCAGACCACCACCACAGAGCGGATCGCCGCGCTGCGTGCCGACCGGCGGCGCGTCGCCGCCGAACACGACGACGCCCCGGCCGGTTTCGCGTTCCGCACCGGTGACCGCACGGAGCTTCCCGGCGCGCCGCTGTGGCGTCTGGTGCGGTTCGCGGACGGCGTCGACCCGGCCGTCGCCGCGGGCGTCGAGTCCGCCCTCGCCGCGGCGAACCTCCTCGACGGCTGGGTGTTCGGCGGTGATGGTCCGCTCCCGGACGCCCCGTCGGAGCAGTTCCTCATGCCGCTGCCCGAGGATCGTCGACCGGACGGTCCGACCCTCGCCGAGGTCCTCGAGGTGGAGCCCGACGCAGGCGTGCCGGAGACGATCGTGCAGGCCATCCTGGAATCCGTGGCGCTCGACCGCACCGGCACGGGTGGTGCTGCCGCCGTCGGCGTCGGGGTGGACGGCCGCTTCTGGCAGGGCGTCCAGCGCGGCCGCCACGTCAAGGCCGATGCCGAGTACATCGGCACCACCGCCCGCGAGCGCCGGCGCGCCCAACGCCTCGAGGAACTCGACGACGAGATCGCTGCGGCGGAGGAGGCCCTGAGCGCCGCCCGCGACGCCGAGGCCGAGACTGTCGCCGTCCTCGACCGCCTGGCCGGTGCCGCCAAGGCGCTGCCGCGGCCGTCGGGGGTGCTCGCCGCGATCAAGAAGCTGACCGAGTCGGCCGGTGCCCTGCGCACAAGGTCGGAGTCCACCGCCACCGTCGGCGAGGAACTCGACCAGGCGATCGCGGACCACACCGCCAAGGACAAGCAGCTGCGCGCGGTCGCCGTCACGCACCGCACGTCGCACCAGGCCCGGGACGTCGACGCCCTCGCCGCCGCGATCCGGCACTTCGAGAATCAGGGCGAGCAGTTGCTGCGCTGCCGCCGCGACCACGAGAAGGAACTCGAGCTCCATCGGGAGGCCGACGACCGCCTCGAGGAGGCGCGCGGGAACGCCGAGGAGTTCGTCGAGGAAGCCGCCGTCGCCGAGGAGAACTACGCGCAGCAGATCTCGCGCCTCGAAACCCTCCGCGAGGCACTCGGCGCCAGCGCCGAGCAGATCGACGCCGACCTCGAGCAGGCCCGGGCCCGGATCGAGGTGTGCAAGACCGAGCAGCGCGCCGCCCGCAAGACCTACGACGCCGCGGTCGAGCAGATCGGCAAGGCCGAGGGCGCGCACGCCGCCGCGATCGAGGCCCTGCGCAGTGCGCTGACCGAAACCCGTTCGGACGCAGACCGACTCGCGCCGTACGCGCGGCGCGACCTGCTCGATCTGCTCGGCGCCCCGACCCAGCACGCGTGGCCGCAGAGCTCCGCGGCGTGGCTGAGCCCGGATCAGCTGGTGTACCGGATCGCCACCGAGGGCGATCCCGACGCACCGATCCTGCCGCCCGACGTGGAGGCTCTCTACCGGGCGCTCGACGCGGCGACGGCGTCGGTGAAGACCAGCGAGAACGCGAAGAAGTCGACCCGCTCGGCGCTCACGGCGGCGCTGCAGGACTTCGACGCCCAGCTCGCCGCGGCCGGCCAGGACTACCGGCTGCAGTGGGATGCGCCGGACGGACTCACCGTCGTCCGGGTGCAGGACGACCAGGGCTACTCGTCGATCGGCGAGTTCGCGACCCGGATCAGCGCGGCGCGTCGAGATCAGGAGGTGCTGCTGACGGATTCGGAGCGGCGCATCCTCGAGGACGCGCTGCTCACCGGACTCGCGCAGCAGATCCACGAGCGCACCGCCGACGCCCGTGACCTCATCGCCCAGATGGGCGCCGAGATGCGCGAGCGGCGGATGTCGTCGGGCAGCACCATCGGCGTCCACTGGATCCTCGCCGACAACCTCGACGACAGTTCACGAGCGGTGTCGAAGCTGCTCGACCGGGCGCCGTCGGCACTGAGTGCGGACGAATTGGCCACCATCCGAGCGCATTTCGCGGCGCAGGTCCGCATCGCCCGGGCGGCCCATCCCGAGCGGTCGTACCCGGAGATCCTGGCGTCCGCGCTCGACTACCGGCGCTGGCGGGTGTTCTCGTTCACCCTCATCGGCGGCGACGGCAGCGAGGACCGGCTCACCGTGGCCCGGCACAGCGCGCTGTCCGGTGGTGAGCAGTCGGTGTCGCTGCACCTGCCGCTGTTCGCCGCGGCGCACGTCATGTTGTCGTCGGCGGATCCGCACTCCCCGCGCCTGCTCGGTCTCGACGAGGCGTTCGCCGGCGTCGACGACAACGGCCGCAGCGAACTCCTCGGTCTGAGCGTGCAGTTCGATCTCGATCTGTTCATGACCGGATACGACCTGTGGATCACGTACGCGGGCGTGCCGGGATGCGCGCACTACGACCTCGCGCACTCGACGGCGGAGCAGAGCGTGAGCGCGGCGCTGCTCGTGTGGTCCGGCGGCGAACTGCTCGCGGAGCACGACGGCAGCAACCTGGCCCGCGCCCTCGGCTCGCCGATGCGCCGCCGGGTGCCCGCCACCGCGGAGGGCGGACTCGAGTTCGCCGAGGTCTAGCCCGGGCCCCTCCGACGAAGAGCCACTCCGAGAACCGACCCGTCCGAACCGGCGCGCTGCACCCACCGACCGCGTGTGTGCAGCGCGCCGACCTCTGTGCGGACCATCACTCGGCCCGAACGGGCGTCTCACACATTCCGTACATCGTGTGACCCAGATCACAATGTAACTCAATTGTGATCTGGGTCGCCGCAGCTTGCGATCTTCAGGACTCCGCCTGTTATCTGGTTGTGACCTTGTCGTGACCACCGGGTGATGCAGCGGTCAGAACAACTTACTCGACCCTACCGGTGCTCACGTTCGGCGGCTGCCCCGTCTGCAGCCCAAAAGCTGGAGCACGAACCTTGAACGATTCGCGTAAGAGCAATTTCGACCAGACGTCGACCACTACCCGATGCGGGCTCATGTCACGAACCCGCATCGCCGGCGTAGCCACCCTGGCCGCGGCCGGCCTGATCGGAAACGCCGTTTTCGGACCGCTCGCGTCCGGTAACGCCGAGCCCCTGCCGGCAGCCCCGGCAGCGCTGACAGCCCCCGCCGCCGCAGCGGCACCGGCGCAGTTCCTCGAGTCCACGGGCCTGCTGAAGGCGCTCAACCTGCCGGACTCGACCCCCGTGCCCGCCCCGGCCCCTAATCCGCAAGCCAGCATCATCCCGGCCATCGCACCCCCACCCCCGCCCCCGCCGCCCGCACCGGCGTCCGTCACGCTCGACGAACTCGTGAGCATCGTGCCGCAGGTGTCACCCGCGCAGCTCGCCGGCTACGTCGCGCCGCTGAACGACGCACTGGCGAAGGCCGCCATCGACACCCCGGTGCGCAAGGCCGCGTTCATCTCGCAGCTCGTCGTCGAGTCGGATTCGTTCCGCACGTTCGAGGAGTACGCGTCCGGCCGCGCCTACGAGGGGCGCTCGGACCTCGGTAACGTCGCGCCCGGCGACGGCGAGCGCTACAAGGGCCGCGGAGCCATCCAGGTCACCGGCCGCCACAACTACGAGAGCGTCAGCAACTACCTCGGCATCGACTTCGTCGCGCATCCCGAGCTCATGTCGACGCCGGAGAACGCCTTCGACACCGCCGCCTGGTACTGGCAGTCCCGCAACCTCAACGCCGTGTCGGATACCGGCAGCATCGAGAGCGTCTCGCGCATCGTCAACGGCGGCACGAACGGCCTGTCGCAGCGCATCGACAGCTTCCAGCGCGCGCTCGGGGTCCTCCACTAGAGATCGACCGACGAGAGTCTCCAGGTTGAGTTTTCGGACACCCGAACTCTATAGTGCGAAGAGGCGAATAACCGACCATCGGCTGTTCGAGAAGCGCCCTGTGGAGATCAGTGAGCACCGATATCGACGCACCCGCCCCGCACCGTCCGCGGGGCGGTTTGCGTTCCGTAGCCCTGCTGGGCCCGGCGTTCGTCGCCGCGATCGCATACGTCGATCCCGGTAACGTCGCCGCGAACCTCACCGCGGGCGCGAAGTACGGCTACCTGCTGATCTGGGTGCTGGTCCTCGCCAACGCGATGGCCGTGCTGATCCAGTACCTGTCCGCCAAGCTCGGCCTCGTCACCGGGCACTCGCTGCCCGAGATGCTCGGCATGCGGCTCCGCACGGGCAATCGGCGCGCATTCTGGGTGCAGGCCGAGGTGATGGCGGCGGCGACCGACCTGGCCGAGGTGATCGGCGGCGCCGTCGCACTCCACCTGCTGTTCGGGCTGCCGCTGCTCGTCGGCGGTCTGATCACCGGTGTCGTCTCGATGGTGATCCTGTCGATCCAGTCCCGCCGTGGACAGCGGGCCTTCGAGTTCGTGGTGATGGGTCTGCTCGCGATCATCACGATCGGGTTCCTCGCCGGACTCGCGTTCACCGACGTCTCGGGCCGCGACGCCGCCGAGGGTCTCGTCCCCCGCTTCGACGGCGCCGAAACCGTCCTCCTGGCCGCCGGCATGCTCGGAGCCACGGTGATGCCCCACGCGATCTACCTGCACTCCGCGCTCGCCCGCGACCGGCACGGCGCCGCGGGGCACGGGCCCCGGCTGCACCGACTGTTGCGCATCACCCGATGGGACGTCGCGAGCGCGTTGGTCGTCGCCGGCGGCGTGAACATCGGCATGCTGCTGTTGGCCGCGTCCGCGCTGCGTGGTGTCCCCGACACCGACAGCATCGAGGGCGCGCACGCCGCGATCGAGGCGTCCCTCGGCCCGGGCGTCGCGATCGTGTTCGGTGTCGGCCTGCTCGCGTCGGGCCTGGCGTCCACCTCGGTCGGCTGCGCCGCCGGGTCCGAGATCATGCGCGGACTGCTGAACATGCGGATCCCGGTGCTGACGCGTCGGGTCGTCACGCTGATCCCGGCGCTGATCGTGCTCGGCATCGGCGTGGACCCCACCTACGCGCTGGTCATCAGCCAGGTCGTGCTGAGCCTGTGCATCCCGTTCGCCCTGATCCCGCTGGTGCGCATGACGTCCGACCGGGAACTCATGGGCCCCGAACGCAACGCCCCGGCCACGACGGCCGTCGCCTGGTTCTGCGCCGGGCTGATCATCGCGCTCAACATCGCGCTCCTGTGGCTGACCTTCACCGGGGCGAGCTGAATCTCCGAACGTCACAGGCCGAGAACGGCTTTGGCGATAAGGAAGTACAGGATCAGTCCGGTGGCGTCGACGAACGTCGTGATGAACGGATTCGAGAACACCGCCGGATCGGCGCGGACGGCGCGGGCGACCAGCGGCATCATGCCGCCGACGGTCGCAGCCATCGTGCACACGGCGAGCAGCGTCAGCCCGATGACCAGGCCGATGTCGTAACCGTAGATCGCGCCGGCCAAAACGTACGCGATCGCGCCGAGGAGAGCGCCGAGGAACATCCCCACCCGCAGCTCCCTGAGCACGACCCGCACGACGTCCCGAGAACCGATCTCGCCCAGCGCAAGTGCACGGGTGACGGTCGTGGCTGCCTGATTGCCCGTGTTGCCGCCGGTGCCGACCAGCAACGGCACGAACAGCGCGAGCGTGACGACCCCGTCGAGCGTGGATTCGAATATCTCGAGCACCTGCACCGTCAGCGTCGCACCGAGAGCGAGCACCAGCAGCCACACCACGCGGGAGCGGACGATGCGGCGCACCGGTGTGGTCAGATACGGCTGCCGGAGCGGTTCGGTGCCACTGATCCGGGCCTGGTCCTCGGTGTCGGCTTCCTCGAGGACGCGCAGCGCATCGTCCACGGTGACGATGCCGACGAGCCGGGTCTCCGCGTCGACGACCGGCAGGGCCAGATGTTTCACCTGCGCGCAGTAGCGGGCGGCGTCCTCGGCGGCCTCGGTGGCGAGGACCCACTCCGCCGGCTGCACGATCTCAGCGATCGTCGAGTCCGGTGACGCGCGCAGCAGGTCCCGGAGGCTCACGACCCCCACCAGGACACGGTGGCCGTCGGTCACCGGCAGGGTGTACACGGTCTCCGCGTCGTCGAGCCGGCGCGTCAGTCGCTCCAGCGTCGCGGCCACGGTCAGGTCCGGGTGGGTGGTGACCAGTTCGGTACTCATCCGACGTCCGATCGACCCCGCCGGATAGCCGAGGATCGTTGCGGTCAACGCGCGCTCATGGTCGGGCAGCCCGCGCAACAACTCGGTCGCCACCGCCGCGGGCAGCTCGTCGAGCAGCTCGACACGGTCGTCCGGGTCGAGACCCGCGAACAGCGCCGCGACATCGTCCTCCCGCAGCCCTTCGAGGAGATCACGCTGCAACGTAGGTGGCAGCGCCTCGAACACCGTCATCGCGAGGTCCTTCGGCAGGACGCGGTACAGCACGGCGCGGTGTGTGCGGTCGAGTCGCTCGAGGACATCCACCACCTGCACGGCGGTCAGGGGCGCGACGGCCTCGGTGAGTGCCGGCAGATCGGACGCAGCGACCGCCCGTTCGGCCACTCGGATCGGAAAATCGGTGTCGGACGCATCGATTCGGCTCATCGACTGCACCATAGCCCGCCGCCCGACATCCCGCCGGGCGTCAGGGCAACGACCACACCACCGTCGTGACGAGCCAGAAGACAACCGCCGCGGCCGCCAGGAACCCGATCGACACCGCCGTCCCGATGGCGTCGATGCGCCGCCCGGCGGGGCCGTCGGGCTCGAGCCAGAAGCGCAGCGCGCGGGTGACGATCGGCATCACCACGCAGGTCAGCAGGCTCACCGACGCGATGTTCCCGATCAGCAGACTCGCCCACAGCGGCGCGCCCGGCCACAGCTCGTCGATCACGACGGTGAGCACGACGACGAGCGGATAGAGCCCGACCAGCACCGACAGCGCGGTCTTCCACGACGGCACCGCGCTGCCCGCCGCCCCGCGCGTCGGGAACCAGGATCCGTACGGGTTCGGGATCGGGCCGACGCTGAAGTCCTGGAACGCCTTACCTTCCGCGAGCAGCGCCGCACGTTCCGGCGACTCGAGCCAGCGGTCGAGGTGCTCCTGCGAGTCGAACGTGAACAGGATCGTCCACTCGTTCTGGACACCCGGTATCGGCGCGTGCCGTTCCGAGCCGCGGAACCCGGGAAACCGCGTCTCCGCGTCGTCGATCCGCTGCTGCCACGCGAGGAACTCGGATTCACGCCCCGGCACCGGCGGGTGGGAGACGACGACGGTGACCGCCTCCGTCCCCGGTTCGCCGAGCAGGATGTGCTGCGTCGGAGGCGCATCGAACATCGTGCGCGCCCGCTCCACGAGGTCGCGCCGCCGGGCACTGTCCAACCAGCGCCGGAGATTCTCCAGCGAATCGAACAGGTAGACGACCGACCACGCACGCGTACCGCCGGCCGGCGGGTTCACGTCCGTTCCCAGGAAGCCCGCGAACGATGCTGCAGCCGAATCCATCTCGTCCTGCCACCGCCGGAAGGCGGCGTCCGAACCCGGCCGCACCAGATGCGTGACGACCACGGTCGCCGGTGAGCGGTGGCGGGCCGTGGCATCCCGGTCCGCCATGTCAGTATTGGTGTCTGTCCGGCGTCATGTCCGATTCGCCTCCGGAGCGTCGCGGTACACCTGGCCACAATTTACCCACGCGGTGAGGCTCCCCACACGGGATTACACCTGATCGTCGCCGTGACCTGCCCCTTTCCCGCATCTCGTAGCCGAATCGATTCCGCGCACGCCCTGACAGCCCCGGCACCGACGTGTCTACTGGGGGAACACCGACGAGTGGATCGAGGTGAGCGCAGATGCCGGTGTGGCGATTGCGAGACTTCCAGAACGACGACCTGGATCAGGCCATTCAGATCTGGGACCAGAGCAGGCCCCCCGGGTCGCCCGAGCCCGTCTTCACACTCGCCGAGGTGATGGCGGCCGCGCGGGCGGGCCAACCCGCGGTCGTCGCGGTCGTCGGGGACGAACTCGTGGGCATGGCGATGGCGCAGGTCCACGGCGAACGCGCGTGGATCCTGCTCGTCGCGCTCGGCTCGCGGTGGCGCAACCGCGGTATCGGCAGCGACCTGCTCGCCCATCTCGAGCGGCGGCTGCGCGCCGCGGGCGCACACCGGATCTCGGCGGTGCTGCCCGAGGCCGCCACCGGCACGGCCGCGTTCGAGCACTCCGGCTACCGGCGCCGCGACGGCCTCGTCTACTACGAACTGCTCGAGCCCCTGGGCCCGGACGAGACGCTTCTCAGCGAACTCGGCGGGCGCGTCATGCCGAGCGGCCTGTGGCAGAAGGTGTCCGGGATGGAGGCCGTCAAGGACGTCATCGAACTGCGAATCGTGTCGCCCCTCGAGCACCCGGACGTCGCGGACCGGTACGGCGTCACACCGCCCAAGGCCGTCATCCTGTTCGGGCCACCGGGCACCGGCAAGACGAGCTTCGCGAAGGCCATCGCCTCACGGCTCGACTGGCCGTTCGTGGAACTGTTCCCCTCGCGTCTGGCGGCCGCGGCCACCGGCGGGCTCGCGGCCTCCCTCCGCGAGGTGTTCGCCGATCTCGCCGAACTCGACGAGGTGGTGCTGTTCATCGACGAGGTCGAGGAGATCGCCAGTGCCCGAACCGGACTCCCGACCAATCCCGCGCACGGCGTCACGAACGAACTGCTCAAGCTGATCCCCGCGTTCCGGGAATCGGAACGACGCCTGATGGTGTGCGCGACCAACTCGGTGCACTCGCTGGACTCGGCGTTCCTGCGCCCCGGACGCTTCGACTACGTGATCCCCGTCGGCCCGCCCGACGCCCCCGCGCGCCGCGCGGTGTGGCGCCGGTATCTCGGCGAGTCGGCCGAGCACGTCGACCTCGACCGGCTCGCCGACGCCAGCGAGCTGTTCACGCCCGCGGACATCGAATTCGCGTCCCGCAAGGGATCCCAGGCCGCGTTCGAACGGGAGGTGTCGGAGCGAACGGGACGGCCGGCGACGACGGACGACTACCTGACCGCGATCGCCGACACCCGTCCGACGCTCACCTCCGAGATCCTCGCCGAGTTCGAGCAGGACCGGAAGCAGTTCACCCGGCTGTGAGCGGCACCGGTCAGCGCAGGTCGATGCCGAGCAGCGCGTCCACCGCGGTCGCGAGCGCGGCCGGCGCCGAGGCGTCCGGGCCGCGGTGGTCGACGGCCCGGCGCGCCCAGCCGTCGATCGCGTCGAGCGCCTTGGGGGTGTCCAGGTCGTCGGCGAGGTGCTGACGCAGCCGGGCGATCGTGTCGTCCGCGGACGGCGCCGACTCGAGCGCAGCCGCCTTGCGCCACAGCGCCAGTCGCGTCTGCGCGTCGGCGAGCACCTCGTCGGTCCAGGCACGGTCGGTGCGGTAGTGGCCGGAGAGCAGACCGAGCCGGATCGCGGCCGGGTCCACGCCCTCGCCCCGCAGCTTCGAGACGAACACCAGGTTGCCCCGGCTCTTCGACATCTTCTCGCCGTCCAGCCCGATCATTCCGGTGTGGACGTAGTGGCGCGCGAAACGATCTGTCCCGGTAGCGGATTCGGCGTGCGCGGCCGAGAACTCGTGGTGCGGGAAGATCAGGTCGCTACCGCCGCCCTGGACGTCGAAGCCCGAACCGATGCGGTTGAGCGCGATCGCCGCACACTCGATGTGCCAGCCCGGGCGGCCCGGACCGAACGGCGACGGCCACGACGGCTCACCCGGGCGCTGTGCGCGCCACACCAGCGCGTCGAGCGGATCCTTCTTGCCGGGACGGTTCGGGTCGCCGCCGCGCTCGGCGAAGAAGTGGTCCATGGTCCCGCGGTCGTAGCCGGACTCGTACCCGAACTGGCTGGTCGCGTCGGCACGAAAGTAGACGTCCGGGTACTCCGGGTCGTCGACGACGTAGGCCGCGCCGGACGCGACGAACTTCTCGACCAGCTCGACGACCTCGTTCACCGACTCGACCGCACCGATGTAGTCCCGCGGCGGCAGCACCCGCAGCGCCTCCATGTCCTCACGGAACAGCGCCGTCTCCCGCATACCGAGGACCACCCAGTCCTCGCCGTCCCGCTCGGCCCGCTCGAACAGCGGGTCGTCGACGTCGGTCACGTTCTGCACGTAGTGCACGTCGTGGCCCGCGTCCCGCCAGATCCGGTTCACCAGGTCGAACGTCAGATAGGTCGCGGCGTGACCGAGGTGCGTCGCGTCGTACGGCGTGATGCCGCACACGTACATCTTCGCCGTCCGGCCGGGGGTGACCGGCCGGACCTGCCGGTCCGCAGTGTCGTAGAGCCGGAGGGCAGGGCCCTGACCAGGCACGGACGGGACAGCGGTTTCGGACCAAGACTGCATGGCAACGAGCCTAGTGGAGAGCCGATTCCGTCCTCGCGGGCGGCGTCGCACGACGCGATCGAGCGCACCCCGGCGCCGCGCCCGTCGAGTCTCGTTGAGCGGGAAACCACACCATGGCGGTGTCGTGGCTCACTAGCTTTCGGGGCGTGACGATCCGAGACCACGCATTCCCGAACCTCCTGGCCCCCGGCAAGATCGGGCCCATCACGCTCGACAACCGGGTCGTGCTCCCAGCGATGGACATGAACCTGTGCGAGGACGGCGAGATCCACCAGGGTGACATCGACCACTTCGCCGCCCGCGCCGAGGGCGGCACCGGGATGATCATCACCGGTTGCTGCGCCGTCGCATACCCGGCGGGCTGCACCAGCCGCAAGGAGCCGGGCCTGTCCGAGGACCGGTTCATCCCCGGCCTGAAGGCGCTCGCCGACGCGGTCCACGAGGCCGGCAGCAAGCTGTGCGTGCAGATGACGCACCA
This genomic stretch from Prescottella soli harbors:
- a CDS encoding antibiotic biosynthesis monooxygenase; translation: MADRDATARHRSPATVVVTHLVRPGSDAAFRRWQDEMDSAAASFAGFLGTDVNPPAGGTRAWSVVYLFDSLENLRRWLDSARRRDLVERARTMFDAPPTQHILLGEPGTEAVTVVVSHPPVPGRESEFLAWQQRIDDAETRFPGFRGSERHAPIPGVQNEWTILFTFDSQEHLDRWLESPERAALLAEGKAFQDFSVGPIPNPYGSWFPTRGAAGSAVPSWKTALSVLVGLYPLVVVLTVVIDELWPGAPLWASLLIGNIASVSLLTCVVMPIVTRALRFWLEPDGPAGRRIDAIGTAVSIGFLAAAAVVFWLVTTVVWSLP
- a CDS encoding glycoside hydrolase family 19 protein, with the protein product MSRTRIAGVATLAAAGLIGNAVFGPLASGNAEPLPAAPAALTAPAAAAAPAQFLESTGLLKALNLPDSTPVPAPAPNPQASIIPAIAPPPPPPPPAPASVTLDELVSIVPQVSPAQLAGYVAPLNDALAKAAIDTPVRKAAFISQLVVESDSFRTFEEYASGRAYEGRSDLGNVAPGDGERYKGRGAIQVTGRHNYESVSNYLGIDFVAHPELMSTPENAFDTAAWYWQSRNLNAVSDTGSIESVSRIVNGGTNGLSQRIDSFQRALGVLH
- the mgtE gene encoding magnesium transporter, yielding MSRIDASDTDFPIRVAERAVAASDLPALTEAVAPLTAVQVVDVLERLDRTHRAVLYRVLPKDLAMTVFEALPPTLQRDLLEGLREDDVAALFAGLDPDDRVELLDELPAAVATELLRGLPDHERALTATILGYPAGSIGRRMSTELVTTHPDLTVAATLERLTRRLDDAETVYTLPVTDGHRVLVGVVSLRDLLRASPDSTIAEIVQPAEWVLATEAAEDAARYCAQVKHLALPVVDAETRLVGIVTVDDALRVLEEADTEDQARISGTEPLRQPYLTTPVRRIVRSRVVWLLVLALGATLTVQVLEIFESTLDGVVTLALFVPLLVGTGGNTGNQAATTVTRALALGEIGSRDVVRVVLRELRVGMFLGALLGAIAYVLAGAIYGYDIGLVIGLTLLAVCTMAATVGGMMPLVARAVRADPAVFSNPFITTFVDATGLILYFLIAKAVLGL
- a CDS encoding Nramp family divalent metal transporter, yielding MSTDIDAPAPHRPRGGLRSVALLGPAFVAAIAYVDPGNVAANLTAGAKYGYLLIWVLVLANAMAVLIQYLSAKLGLVTGHSLPEMLGMRLRTGNRRAFWVQAEVMAAATDLAEVIGGAVALHLLFGLPLLVGGLITGVVSMVILSIQSRRGQRAFEFVVMGLLAIITIGFLAGLAFTDVSGRDAAEGLVPRFDGAETVLLAAGMLGATVMPHAIYLHSALARDRHGAAGHGPRLHRLLRITRWDVASALVVAGGVNIGMLLLAASALRGVPDTDSIEGAHAAIEASLGPGVAIVFGVGLLASGLASTSVGCAAGSEIMRGLLNMRIPVLTRRVVTLIPALIVLGIGVDPTYALVISQVVLSLCIPFALIPLVRMTSDRELMGPERNAPATTAVAWFCAGLIIALNIALLWLTFTGAS
- a CDS encoding ATP-binding protein — its product is MPVWRLRDFQNDDLDQAIQIWDQSRPPGSPEPVFTLAEVMAAARAGQPAVVAVVGDELVGMAMAQVHGERAWILLVALGSRWRNRGIGSDLLAHLERRLRAAGAHRISAVLPEAATGTAAFEHSGYRRRDGLVYYELLEPLGPDETLLSELGGRVMPSGLWQKVSGMEAVKDVIELRIVSPLEHPDVADRYGVTPPKAVILFGPPGTGKTSFAKAIASRLDWPFVELFPSRLAAAATGGLAASLREVFADLAELDEVVLFIDEVEEIASARTGLPTNPAHGVTNELLKLIPAFRESERRLMVCATNSVHSLDSAFLRPGRFDYVIPVGPPDAPARRAVWRRYLGESAEHVDLDRLADASELFTPADIEFASRKGSQAAFEREVSERTGRPATTDDYLTAIADTRPTLTSEILAEFEQDRKQFTRL
- a CDS encoding TIGR02680 family protein → MAHARFKPTRAGIVNLWDYRDQEFSFADGRLVLRGPNGSGKTKALEVLFPFVFDGRIEPRRLNPFAGEERTMKSNLLYRGQDSAHSYVWMEFCRGPQDDPEAVTVGIGMRATRQNDKVTRWYFVAEGRVGVDFSLLGSDDRPLTKKQLAEQLGSDALTDRPVDYRAAIDARLFGLGAERYDQLINLILTLRRPQLAKNLDPKGLSQALTDGLRPLDEQLVLEAARSFSDMEEVGRALEGLAAADQAAQSFVTVYSKYLAQQARTDVEQVARRLESVDRAKAVLDQALALQTSRQEERLLAEERFTVAERALEQARADLDTLQRSGAYEGKQQLDDLAAAVEQLKVSTAQQADKARKAQATLEQRTDEATRATDAVRRASAAMVRAEEELAGAAEQAGIAWAPLPEGARADQITTAVRGHAEERDGDVRAVRAALATVEKATTERERADRAADKGRELLDAAQAAVAEAEASVELARADCAAALRGWWTEHSTEYGSIGVTADLFAALDAALARAGEDDSPSLATVLHEQTHSALDDQRAHRRDAAAEQTTTTERIAALRADRRRVAAEHDDAPAGFAFRTGDRTELPGAPLWRLVRFADGVDPAVAAGVESALAAANLLDGWVFGGDGPLPDAPSEQFLMPLPEDRRPDGPTLAEVLEVEPDAGVPETIVQAILESVALDRTGTGGAAAVGVGVDGRFWQGVQRGRHVKADAEYIGTTARERRRAQRLEELDDEIAAAEEALSAARDAEAETVAVLDRLAGAAKALPRPSGVLAAIKKLTESAGALRTRSESTATVGEELDQAIADHTAKDKQLRAVAVTHRTSHQARDVDALAAAIRHFENQGEQLLRCRRDHEKELELHREADDRLEEARGNAEEFVEEAAVAEENYAQQISRLETLREALGASAEQIDADLEQARARIEVCKTEQRAARKTYDAAVEQIGKAEGAHAAAIEALRSALTETRSDADRLAPYARRDLLDLLGAPTQHAWPQSSAAWLSPDQLVYRIATEGDPDAPILPPDVEALYRALDAATASVKTSENAKKSTRSALTAALQDFDAQLAAAGQDYRLQWDAPDGLTVVRVQDDQGYSSIGEFATRISAARRDQEVLLTDSERRILEDALLTGLAQQIHERTADARDLIAQMGAEMRERRMSSGSTIGVHWILADNLDDSSRAVSKLLDRAPSALSADELATIRAHFAAQVRIARAAHPERSYPEILASALDYRRWRVFSFTLIGGDGSEDRLTVARHSALSGGEQSVSLHLPLFAAAHVMLSSADPHSPRLLGLDEAFAGVDDNGRSELLGLSVQFDLDLFMTGYDLWITYAGVPGCAHYDLAHSTAEQSVSAALLVWSGGELLAEHDGSNLARALGSPMRRRVPATAEGGLEFAEV